One Palaemon carinicauda isolate YSFRI2023 chromosome 5, ASM3689809v2, whole genome shotgun sequence DNA window includes the following coding sequences:
- the LOC137640780 gene encoding protein FAM200B-like: MDKFVTKKRRHEVSGEGEERDESGFVSEKYLATPTTSKSTSKKGKKNRSYLDSYLSFGFFWCGDEVTSMPLCVICGDKLANEAMVPSKLKRHLTLKHNHLANKPRSYFEGLLSEQKQQSAMLSKKVKVADKAQEASYLVAELVVKSMKPHTIAETLILPACSAIVKTMFGSEAEKEVRKIPVSDSTISRRIHDMSADIEETVCTSVKESEMFALQVDESTDIGDIHTLWWKGSPDNKEQAIPAADNMPPQGVLVLVTLTAHFTPQQEIKFYKYQFQQKLYYSW; this comes from the exons ATGGATAAGTTTGTCACTAAGAAGAGAAGACACGAAGTTAGTGGTGAGGGTGAAGAAAGGGACGAAAGTGGGTTTGTGAGCGAAAAGTATTTGGCCACTCCAACGACAAGTAAATCAACTtcaaaaaaaggcaagaaaaatcgCTCCTACTTGGATAGTTATTTAAGTTTTGGATTCTTCTGGTGTGGTGACGAAGTTACTTCCATGCCTTTATGTGTTATTTGTGGTGATAAATTAGCTAATGAAGCAATGGTACCCAGTAAATTAAAGAGACATTTAACTCTGAAACATAATCATCTTGCTAACAAGCCTCGGTCCTACTTTGAAGGACTTTTAAGTGAGCAAAAACAACAGAGTGCGATGCTTTCTAAGAAAGTCAAAGTTGCTGATAAAGCCCAAGAGGCCAGTTACTTAGTTGCAGAGTTAGTTGTTAAAAGCATGAAACCTCATACAATAGCAGAGACTCTGATTCTACCTGCATGTAgtgccatagtaaaaacaatgtttggaagtgaagcagaaaaagaagtgaggaaaattccCGTTTCGGATAGTACCATTAGCAGACGGATTCATGATATGTCAGCAGACATAGAGGAAACTGTATGTACATCTGTGAAGGAAAGTGAAATGTTTGCACTTCAGGTAGATGAGTCCACAGACATTGGAG ATATCCATACTCTTTGGTGGAAGGGCTCACCTGATAACAAGGAGCAAGCTATACCTGCTGCAGATAATATGCCACCACAGGGCGTATTAGTCTTAGTGACTCTCACAGCACACTTCACCCCACAACAAGAAATTAAGTTTTACAAATACCAGTTTCAGCAGAAATTATATTACTCTTGGTAA